A DNA window from Shewanella baltica contains the following coding sequences:
- a CDS encoding NAD(P)-binding protein, which yields MEKQRPDFIYPQGSMLMHSPLVLNKADMYGFFLKGKQVNLQRSIDKTLNQVAGSAMYFKVLSPYVLTTFTQIEKAYSAYPEDRAKGWIQETDIITWVMVGRQDSSDSTQISQVYFQPLHIWVNDAMALINGRELFGYPKYLCEYTMPAVGEPLTRLSLAAKSFLHFSPETELALHPLIEVNCDAKPEAQLSTLEAITQTWQLFKEQTDFIPELDQLGEEQLFHLLFKPAIDQVFLKQFPDSSGQKAVYQAIVAAPAQVNKVHSVALLKNDFVATIFDNASFPLKETLGVEIGEQHVLLPYHVNFDFEVPPGEVLVDNSEIKKQKIAILGGGVAAMTAACYLTDKPGWQNQYEIDVYQLGWRIGGKGASGRNAAMGQRIEEHGLHIWFGFYQNAFALMRKAYEELDRPEGAPLATFFDAFKPHNFIVLQEEVEGRSVSWPITFPTLPGIPGDGTETLTFWKVVKVAFAWIKEWLKDMDDLLDADEKAMGTPKNWLDSSWFERLKDKLEDSVEDAKESLDALGDKLECHFNQMIGRECDEHVHSESDDGFVESAVDALHKRLVKRFSGHLDNNDELRHLYIAADLGLTILKGMFADDVFEKGFDAINGYDYREWLTKHGASLKYTVDSAPVRGFYDLVFAYEKGNFDKPNVEAGTIIRSMLRIALCYQGGVMWKMQAGMGDVVFTPFYEVLKRRGVNFHYFNRVDNLECRNQSVQAIEITEQVALAPTVTSYDPLVDVKGLACWPSTPNYEQLEPEQAALLKAHNINLEHFWSDWDSVYETHFGKALPKKRLVKGVDFDKVIFGLSIGSVPHVASEVMAQSPALTLCVDKVQTVATQAYQLWMNQDLNGIGWPNYSEDGEEPVLSGFTEPYDTWASMNQLLDKEDWRGLEPKNASYFCSALPVEAYPPSSDVDFQQRKTLEAKAGAIHQLNTEIHKLWQNVGDSFPWEWLHDEQDRQGVARFDSQYWRANVDPSERYVLSVKDSSQYRITTDGTGIDNLYMTGDWIKTGLNVGCVEAATMAGMHTSKAISGHPVLIKGEKDF from the coding sequence ATGGAAAAACAGCGCCCCGACTTTATTTATCCCCAAGGCAGTATGTTGATGCACTCCCCCTTAGTGTTAAATAAAGCCGATATGTACGGTTTTTTTCTGAAGGGGAAACAGGTAAATCTCCAACGCTCTATCGATAAGACCTTGAATCAAGTTGCCGGTAGTGCAATGTATTTTAAAGTGTTATCGCCCTACGTACTGACAACCTTCACTCAGATTGAAAAAGCTTACTCCGCGTATCCAGAAGACAGAGCCAAAGGTTGGATCCAAGAAACGGACATCATCACTTGGGTCATGGTCGGGCGCCAAGATAGCAGCGACAGCACACAAATCAGCCAAGTCTACTTTCAGCCGCTACACATTTGGGTGAACGATGCCATGGCCTTAATTAATGGCCGTGAACTCTTTGGTTATCCTAAATATCTATGTGAATACACTATGCCAGCTGTGGGTGAGCCTCTGACGCGATTATCCCTTGCTGCCAAAAGTTTTTTACATTTCTCACCAGAAACTGAACTCGCCCTGCATCCATTGATTGAAGTGAATTGCGATGCCAAACCCGAGGCGCAGCTTTCCACCCTTGAAGCGATAACCCAAACCTGGCAACTCTTTAAAGAACAAACCGATTTCATACCAGAGCTCGACCAGCTCGGCGAAGAGCAGCTGTTTCATCTGCTATTTAAACCCGCAATCGATCAAGTATTTCTAAAGCAGTTCCCCGACTCATCTGGGCAAAAAGCCGTTTATCAAGCCATCGTCGCCGCACCTGCCCAAGTGAATAAAGTGCACAGTGTTGCCCTGCTCAAAAATGATTTTGTCGCGACCATTTTTGATAATGCCAGCTTCCCGCTAAAGGAAACCTTAGGCGTCGAGATTGGCGAGCAGCATGTCTTACTGCCTTACCATGTGAACTTTGATTTTGAAGTGCCACCCGGTGAAGTATTAGTCGATAACTCCGAAATCAAAAAACAGAAAATCGCCATTCTCGGTGGCGGTGTCGCGGCGATGACCGCTGCCTGTTATCTGACCGACAAACCCGGCTGGCAGAATCAATATGAGATTGATGTCTATCAACTCGGCTGGCGTATCGGTGGCAAAGGGGCAAGCGGCCGCAATGCTGCAATGGGACAACGCATTGAAGAACATGGCTTACATATTTGGTTTGGTTTTTATCAAAACGCGTTTGCCTTAATGCGTAAAGCTTATGAAGAATTAGATAGGCCAGAAGGAGCGCCGCTCGCGACCTTTTTTGATGCCTTTAAACCCCATAACTTCATCGTATTACAGGAAGAAGTCGAAGGCCGCTCGGTAAGCTGGCCAATCACTTTCCCTACACTACCGGGCATCCCTGGTGATGGCACCGAAACCCTCACCTTCTGGAAAGTCGTTAAAGTCGCCTTTGCGTGGATAAAGGAATGGCTCAAGGACATGGATGACTTGCTTGATGCCGATGAAAAAGCCATGGGAACACCTAAAAACTGGCTCGATAGCAGCTGGTTTGAACGCTTAAAAGATAAGTTAGAAGATTCAGTCGAAGATGCCAAAGAATCACTCGACGCGCTCGGCGATAAGCTCGAATGCCATTTCAATCAAATGATTGGCCGCGAGTGCGATGAGCATGTCCACAGTGAAAGTGACGATGGCTTTGTCGAATCGGCCGTCGATGCCCTGCATAAACGACTCGTCAAACGCTTTAGCGGCCATTTAGATAACAATGACGAACTGCGCCACTTGTACATCGCCGCCGATCTGGGGCTTACGATACTCAAGGGCATGTTTGCCGATGATGTGTTTGAAAAAGGCTTCGATGCCATTAATGGTTATGATTACCGCGAATGGCTAACCAAACACGGTGCCAGTCTTAAGTACACAGTCGACAGCGCACCCGTGCGTGGTTTTTACGACTTAGTCTTCGCCTATGAAAAAGGCAACTTCGACAAACCCAATGTCGAGGCGGGGACAATTATCCGCTCTATGCTTCGTATCGCCCTGTGCTATCAAGGTGGTGTAATGTGGAAAATGCAGGCCGGCATGGGCGATGTGGTCTTTACGCCTTTCTACGAAGTGCTCAAACGCCGAGGTGTCAACTTCCACTACTTCAATCGCGTCGATAACCTCGAATGCCGCAATCAAAGCGTTCAAGCGATTGAAATCACCGAGCAAGTTGCCTTGGCACCGACAGTCACAAGCTACGATCCCTTGGTCGATGTTAAAGGTCTCGCCTGCTGGCCGAGCACGCCCAATTATGAGCAACTTGAGCCTGAACAAGCTGCGCTGCTTAAAGCCCATAATATCAATCTGGAACACTTCTGGAGCGATTGGGACAGCGTATATGAAACGCACTTTGGCAAAGCCCTGCCGAAAAAGCGCTTAGTCAAAGGTGTGGATTTCGACAAAGTCATCTTCGGTCTTTCCATCGGTTCAGTGCCCCATGTGGCGAGTGAAGTGATGGCACAAAGCCCAGCCCTCACACTTTGCGTTGATAAGGTGCAAACCGTTGCCACTCAAGCCTATCAACTGTGGATGAACCAAGATCTTAATGGAATAGGCTGGCCGAATTACTCTGAAGATGGCGAGGAGCCAGTATTATCGGGCTTCACCGAACCCTACGATACTTGGGCATCGATGAACCAACTGCTAGACAAAGAAGATTGGCGCGGCTTAGAACCTAAAAATGCCAGCTACTTTTGCTCGGCATTGCCTGTCGAAGCCTATCCACCAAGCTCGGATGTGGATTTTCAACAACGGAAAACCTTAGAAGCTAAAGCCGGTGCTATCCACCAGCTCAATACCGAAATCCATAAACTTTGGCAAAATGTCGGTGATAGCTTCCCTTGGGAATGGCTTCACGATGAACAAGACCGTCAAGGCGTTGCCCGTTTCGATAGCCAATATTGGCGCGCAAATGTGGACCCATCCGAACGTTATGTGTTGTCGGTTAAGGACAGTTCGCAGTATCGCATCACAACAGATGGAACAGGGATAGATAACTTGTATATGACGGGCGATTGGATAAAGACAGGTCTCAATGTGGGCTGCGTCGAAGCGGCGACGATGGCGGGTATGCACACCTCAAAAGCAATATCGGGTCATCCCGTCTTGATAAAGGGCGAGAAAGACTTCTAA
- a CDS encoding diguanylate cyclase has translation MNKLKQTLFWCFLLFIWTLSPSVLSAEIALDSPYLFHAQADQQPPKQFDAVPNWMGQLDEANSVSLTGGDYWMITPVMVNQRQSNWVVDASNSIIESVDYWILGSDGSSQHAHSGYSAPYEFLFDYGRKVTLNMGTDYWLLVKLSSRYYSSPPEIALQSLTDHQLMSDRLAMAVLLCLGGLLFIALYNLLIYISILDKAFLYYGLYVFAYFGGWALTFHLPAHLFNFHYLELHHLFFISLPIFNIMFYKHFLQLPSYSPRLWRLSQYLMFACIVALPTSIWLLPYTAIIASVLIMLWIALAITCGNVCLMKGFAPARYFILAFTCLLLPAVIILPGNMGLTPDFIEHAELATLMGGTADALLLSLALANKLKLLAEERKAHIEELAIAWEKARLDGLTRVGNRYAFDEYMNSQLGFADKVVQPMALALLNIDSLKSVNETLGHQEGDRLLQVVVQLLQATDLAHLKLYRISGDEFVVVTSSAGIPLLLSSLNGLGEQLASQGFKDCQCSFGISLNSEVADPHEWLRSADTNLYQSRMDKRRQEYVDTRGVDVRLHLS, from the coding sequence ACAAACTTAAACAAACCCTATTTTGGTGTTTTTTACTTTTTATATGGACATTAAGTCCCTCTGTATTAAGCGCTGAAATTGCGTTGGACTCGCCGTATTTGTTCCATGCTCAAGCGGATCAACAGCCCCCAAAACAGTTTGATGCTGTGCCCAATTGGATGGGCCAACTCGATGAAGCTAACTCTGTGAGTTTAACCGGCGGTGACTATTGGATGATCACGCCTGTGATGGTCAATCAACGTCAGTCGAATTGGGTAGTTGATGCGAGTAATTCGATTATCGAATCCGTAGATTATTGGATACTCGGCAGTGATGGCAGTTCACAGCATGCCCACAGCGGCTACAGTGCCCCCTACGAATTTTTATTCGATTATGGCCGTAAGGTCACCTTGAATATGGGCACGGATTATTGGCTGTTGGTTAAGCTCAGTAGCCGTTATTACTCATCTCCTCCCGAGATAGCTCTGCAAAGCTTGACGGATCATCAGTTGATGTCTGATCGCCTCGCCATGGCAGTGCTGCTGTGCTTAGGCGGCTTATTATTTATCGCCTTATATAATCTTCTGATTTATATATCTATTCTCGATAAAGCTTTTCTTTATTATGGTCTTTATGTCTTCGCGTATTTTGGTGGCTGGGCACTGACCTTCCATTTGCCGGCGCACTTGTTTAATTTCCATTACCTTGAGTTGCACCATCTGTTTTTTATCAGTTTGCCGATTTTTAATATCATGTTTTACAAGCACTTCTTGCAGCTGCCTAGCTACTCACCACGATTGTGGCGCCTTAGTCAGTATTTGATGTTTGCTTGTATTGTTGCTTTGCCGACCAGTATTTGGTTGTTGCCCTATACGGCGATTATTGCCTCAGTGCTGATCATGCTGTGGATTGCCTTAGCGATTACCTGCGGTAATGTGTGCTTGATGAAAGGCTTTGCCCCAGCGCGTTATTTTATTCTCGCCTTTACTTGTTTACTCTTGCCTGCGGTGATTATTTTGCCCGGGAATATGGGGCTAACCCCTGATTTTATCGAACATGCGGAGCTGGCGACGCTGATGGGCGGCACGGCTGATGCGCTGCTATTGTCCTTAGCGTTAGCGAATAAGCTTAAGTTACTCGCAGAGGAACGTAAGGCGCATATTGAAGAGCTTGCGATTGCGTGGGAAAAGGCCCGCTTAGATGGCTTGACCCGAGTCGGTAATCGTTATGCCTTTGATGAATATATGAACTCTCAATTAGGCTTCGCCGATAAAGTAGTGCAGCCTATGGCGTTAGCGCTATTGAATATCGATAGCCTGAAAAGTGTTAACGAAACGCTCGGCCATCAAGAGGGCGATAGATTACTGCAAGTGGTAGTGCAGTTATTGCAAGCAACGGACTTAGCGCATTTAAAGCTTTATCGTATTAGTGGTGATGAGTTTGTGGTTGTGACGTCTTCGGCTGGGATCCCGCTATTGCTGAGTTCGTTAAATGGTTTAGGCGAACAATTAGCCAGCCAAGGCTTTAAGGATTGTCAGTGTAGTTTTGGGATCTCGTTAAACTCTGAGGTGGCCGATCCCCATGAATGGCTGCGTTCTGCTGACACTAACTTGTACCAATCGCGAATGGATAAGCGCCGCCAAGAGTATGTCGATACGCGCGGGGTCGATGTGAGACTGCATTTAAGCTAG